The proteins below come from a single Eucalyptus grandis isolate ANBG69807.140 chromosome 3, ASM1654582v1, whole genome shotgun sequence genomic window:
- the LOC120291798 gene encoding proline-rich protein 36-like: MEEQAVVPVFCTAIGHPTPMVGWASSSSPANLTSPSTSSSPAKPTKAAPSPPTSPPSPPPTLPSPSTTASHLPPPDYSTTSPHLETLALELLRLNNPDVHRAPRLHLRDPPRPGPRHRLLAPTPVGRARLASPLLLLQLVGNSLTAFLGLPVLHRTTTKSLKDLATGTVLRFPGVPP, from the coding sequence ATGGAGGAGCAGGCGGTGGTTCCAGTATTCTGCACCGCCATCGGCCACCCGACGCCCATGGTGGGCTGGGCAAGCTCCTCCTCGCCCGCCAACCTTACCTCTCCATCCACGTCCTCCTCCCCAGCCAAGCCTACGAAGGCGGCTCCATCTCCTCCTACATCGCCGCCGTCTCCGCCGCCCACCCTTCCATCACCTTCCACCACCGCCTCCCACCTCCCTCCTCCCGACTACTCCACCACCTCCCCGCATCTCGAGACCCTCGCCCTCGAGCTCCTCCGCCTCAACAACCCCGACGTCCACCGCGCCCCTCGTCTCCATCTCCGAGACCCACCGCGTCCGGGCCCTCGTCATCGACTTCTTGCACCAACGCCCGTTGGTCGCGCGCGCCTCGCATCCCCGCTACTACTTCTTCAGCTCGTCGGGAACAGCTTGACGGCCTTCCTCGGCTTGCCCGTCCTCCACAGGACCACCACCAAAAGCTTGAAGGACCTCGCCACCGGCACCGTCCTCCGCTTCCCCGGCGTGCCGCCGTAG